One genomic window of Cupriavidus malaysiensis includes the following:
- a CDS encoding RluA family pseudouridine synthase — MKKNSVKHYSRSPKSPAGGADITQQDAAQPAAEGLETQDEEGGADTGAPVAGDFLPLELEVNGADHGERLDKLLARHFHEFSRSRIQQWIEDGAVTVDGAPARVRTAVQLGQRIEVRPQAAPETQAFTAEDVPLSVVHEDDALLVIDKPAGLVVHPAAGNWSGTVLNGLLYRYPAAAALPRAGIVHRLDKETTGLMVVARTLTAQTELVRQLQARTVKRTYIALVWGETPDEGTIDAPIGRDPRERIRMAIVRTSSGKPSRTHFRTVGVARLGRATVSMVLCQLETGRTHQIRVHFESIGHPLLADPVYHRATQRGMRQAVKAPLPVPLERQALHAYKLGLIHPVSGKAVSWQAPPPADLQALIDALEFTAPGDEEEEGDEGGEGEYGYEVGGEYGDDEDWDDDEA, encoded by the coding sequence ATGAAAAAAAATAGCGTCAAGCATTATAGCCGAAGCCCCAAGTCACCAGCCGGTGGCGCGGACATCACGCAGCAGGACGCCGCCCAGCCGGCGGCGGAAGGTCTCGAAACGCAGGACGAGGAGGGCGGCGCGGACACCGGCGCGCCGGTCGCCGGCGATTTCCTGCCGCTCGAACTGGAGGTGAACGGGGCCGACCACGGAGAGCGGCTGGACAAGCTGCTGGCGCGGCATTTCCACGAGTTTTCCCGCAGCCGCATCCAGCAGTGGATCGAGGATGGCGCGGTCACGGTCGATGGCGCGCCGGCACGCGTGCGCACCGCTGTGCAACTGGGCCAGCGCATCGAGGTGCGCCCGCAGGCCGCGCCCGAGACGCAGGCCTTCACCGCGGAGGACGTCCCCCTCTCTGTGGTACATGAAGACGACGCGCTGCTGGTCATCGACAAGCCGGCCGGACTGGTGGTGCACCCGGCCGCCGGCAACTGGAGCGGTACCGTGCTCAACGGCCTGCTGTACCGCTATCCCGCCGCGGCTGCCCTGCCGCGCGCCGGCATCGTGCACCGCCTTGACAAGGAAACCACCGGCCTGATGGTGGTGGCCCGCACGCTGACCGCGCAGACCGAACTGGTGCGCCAGTTGCAGGCGCGCACCGTCAAGCGCACCTATATCGCGCTGGTGTGGGGGGAGACGCCTGACGAGGGCACCATCGACGCGCCGATCGGCCGCGATCCGCGCGAGCGCATCCGCATGGCCATCGTGCGTACCAGCAGCGGCAAGCCCTCGCGCACCCATTTCCGCACCGTGGGCGTGGCCAGGCTGGGGCGTGCCACCGTATCGATGGTGCTGTGCCAGCTTGAAACCGGGCGTACCCACCAGATCCGCGTGCACTTCGAATCGATCGGCCACCCGCTGCTGGCCGACCCGGTCTACCACCGCGCCACGCAGCGCGGCATGCGCCAGGCCGTCAAGGCGCCGCTGCCGGTGCCGCTGGAGCGGCAGGCCCTGCACGCCTACAAGCTCGGGCTGATCCATCCGGTCAGCGGCAAGGCGGTGTCCTGGCAGGCGCCGCCGCCGGCCGACCTGCAGGCCCTGATCGATGCCCTGGAGTTCACCGCGCCGGGCGACGAGGAAGAGGAGGGCGATGAGGGCGGCGAGGGCGAGTACGGCTACGAAGTCGGTGGCGAGTATGGCGACGATGAGGACTGGGATGACGACGAAGCCTGA
- a CDS encoding outer membrane protein assembly factor BamD, translated as MQTMSMKRASWRARIGAILLAGGAVMLSACGLLADQPDETAGWSANKLYSEAKDALDGADYTRAVKLYEKLESRYPFGRYAQQAQIDTAYANYKDGETAAALAAVDRFIQLHPNHANIDYAYYLKGLINFNDNLGWLGRFSGQDLSERDPKAARAAFDAFNTLVTQYPDSKYTPDARARMQYIVNSLAEHEVHAARYYFRRGAYLAAANRAQQSLKDYDGAPANEEALYIMVRSYDLLGLNDLRDDAARVLEKNYPNSDFIKYGERRKDKSWWQLF; from the coding sequence ATGCAAACGATGAGCATGAAACGCGCCAGTTGGCGCGCGAGAATTGGAGCGATTCTGCTCGCAGGCGGCGCCGTCATGCTGTCGGCATGCGGCCTGCTGGCCGACCAGCCCGACGAGACCGCTGGTTGGTCGGCGAATAAATTATATTCGGAAGCGAAGGACGCACTGGATGGCGCCGATTACACGCGCGCGGTCAAGCTGTACGAAAAGCTGGAGAGCCGCTACCCGTTCGGGCGCTATGCGCAGCAAGCCCAGATCGACACGGCCTACGCCAACTACAAGGATGGCGAGACGGCGGCCGCGCTGGCGGCCGTGGACCGCTTCATCCAGCTGCACCCGAACCACGCCAACATCGATTACGCCTACTACCTGAAGGGCCTGATCAACTTCAACGACAACCTGGGCTGGCTGGGCCGCTTCTCGGGCCAGGACCTGAGCGAACGCGATCCGAAGGCAGCACGCGCGGCCTTCGACGCCTTCAATACCCTGGTCACGCAGTACCCGGACAGCAAGTACACGCCTGACGCGCGCGCGCGCATGCAGTACATCGTCAACTCGCTGGCCGAACACGAGGTCCACGCCGCTCGCTACTATTTCCGCCGCGGCGCCTACCTGGCAGCAGCCAACCGCGCCCAGCAGTCGCTCAAGGACTACGACGGCGCGCCGGCCAACGAGGAAGCGCTGTACATCATGGTGCGCTCGTACGACCTGCTGGGCCTGAACGACCTGCGCGACGACGCCGCCCGTGTGCTGGAGAAGAACTACCCGAACAGCGACTTCATCAAGTATGGCGAGCGCCGCAAGGACAAGTCCTGGTGGCAGCTGTTCTGA